The segment TATCATCCTTATGGGGATGCACACGATTTCTGCGTTCTTCAAAGAGTTTTAACCGTGAGCTTTCTACTTTAGTCTTCAGTTCCTCCAGAGGAACATGATATTTTTCTGTAATGTTATTCAATGGTTCTTTTATGTGTAATATGTTGGCTCCAACATGTTCACCTGTTAATTCACTGCCAAAATTCCCTGTTTCCCTGATGTTGAAGACCTCTGAGATGAGCTCAGCATCTGGACCTAAAATGTCCATGATCTCATTTTTCTTCCAGAGGTAAAACTTCCCCTCAACACCTTCACTGTCAGCATCCTCTGCAGAGTAAAAACCACCTTCAGGAGATTTCATATCCCTTAAAACGTATCTAAAGATCTCTTCTGCAACCTTCCTGTACCTTTGATCTCCAGTTACTTGAAATGCCTCAATATATGCCATTGAGATTAATGCCTGGTCGTAGAGCATTTTCTCGAAGTGTGGAACAAGCCACTTGGGGTCCACGGAGTAACGGTGAAATCCAAAGCCCACATGGTCATATATACCCCCTTCAGACATTGAATCCAGGGTTTTCAGGGCCATTTGAAGGGCATGTTTACTTTCTGTACGTTTCCAGTACCTTAAAAGAAATGTTAGATTGTGGGGTGTTGGAAACTTCTGGAAATCACCAAAACCACCATTTTCATCATCAAATACCTTTGAAAGAGAATAATAGGTTTTGTCTATGGTTCCAGGATCCAGCTTGTCTCCTGTGGTCTGGGAAGATACATCTTCCAGTACCCTTAGCACCTGACGTCCTGAATTTAAAAGTTCATCCCTCTCATCCCTCCATAGATCCCTAACATTCATAACAACATCCCTGAGTCCAACACTCCCATAACCTGTCTCTTTGGGAATATAAGTGCCTGCAAAGAAGGGTTTTTTATCAGGGGTCATGATGATTGTGAGTGGCCAGCCACCTGAGCCTGTCATGAGCTGGCAGATGGTCATGTAAACGCTGTCGATGTCTGGCCTTTCCTCACGGTCCACCTTCACAGCCACAAAAACCTCGTTGATGAGATCCCCTATCTCAGGGTCTTCAAAGGATTCATGGGCCATCACATGACACCAGTGGCATGTTGAATAACCAATTGATAAAAAAACAGGTTTATCCTCTCTTTTTGCCTTTTCAAAGGCTTCATCACCCCACGGATACCAGTCAACTGGGTTCTGGGCATGCTGGATGAGGTATGGACTTTTCTCCTCTTTCAGGTGGTTGTAGATCTTTTCAGGAACATTATCTTTTCCATTCATTTTCAATCCCCCTGGATTTATTGGACTTAAAAAAAAACTTGAAGTAAGATCATATGATCCTTAGATTAATTGGAACTGATTCATGTTAATATTATTATTTTTAAAGAATTTATTTTTATTTATCTTCCCTCCTTCCATACATATTCAGAGGGGGGATAACTTTCCATAAAACTCTTTAGTCCTCTTCAAGTTCTTCAAGATTCCTTCCCATGGTCTCTGGAAATGTCCATATCCATAAACCCGTGGCAACTGCAAATACAGCTGCTAAGAATATTCCAAGGCTCAGATCATACTTCGTGGCAATGGATGCAATGATTATGGGGGTTAAAAATTGTGCACCACGTCCAAGGTTGAATGCAGAACCTGAGGCTGTGTTTCTAATTGCAGTTGGAAACAATTCAGAAAATAATGGTCCATAACCTCCAAAGAAACCTGTTCCAAAGCCCACAAGGAACATGAAGGTTAATATGACTGGTGGATAAACCACAACCACATCCCAGAGTACTGTTATCATCACAAGACCAAGGGCCATTGTGAAACAGTAAATGGAATATGCAGGTCTTCTACCAATTTTATCTGCAACAAATCCAAAGGAAAGATATCCTAAAAAGCCCCCGATCTGGGTTACAATTATCCAGAGTGCAGATTTAGTCAGTGAAAAATGCCTCTGAGAGTACAGGTAATCTGGCATCCATGAATATGTGAACCAGTATGCAGATAAACCCAGAACAGCCAGTAAAAGTGCCAGTAAAAATTCCTTCCTGTACTCCCTGGAAAACAGGACTAAAAACTTGTTTAACTCCTTTTTTTTGTCCTTTAAACCATCTTTTGTGCCTTTGAAAATCCGTTTTGCACGTTCTTCCTTTTCTTTAAGCCAGAGATCTGATTCTGGAAGTCCACGTCTTATGTATATAACCATGAATGCAGGGATAATTGATAGGAAAAAACAGGTTCTCCATCCAAGGCTTGGTGCAAGGAGACCTCCTACAACAGATGCAAATGCAATCCCAAGTGGTGCTCCCGTCTGCATAAAAGAACCGTATCTACCCCTCAGGTGGGGTGGAAATGTTTCACCGATGTAGGTCTGACCCGTTGCCCATTCACCACCAACCCCCAATCCTGTGATTATCCTGAATAGAATTAGGGATTCAAGGCTCGTTGAAAGTCCGCAGAGAAATGTTCCCACACTGTAAACAATTATTGTAATCTGGAGAACAGTTCTTCTACCATACCTGTCAGATAAAAACCCGAAGATAACCCCACCAATTGCTGTGGCTGCAAGTGAAATTCCAAGGGCGTATGAGAGCATGAGGTTGGACAGGTGAAGCTCGGTTCCAATGGGTATTATAAGAAAGGTGAAGAGTATAAGGTCGTAAAAATCGAAGATC is part of the Methanobacterium aggregans genome and harbors:
- a CDS encoding thioredoxin domain-containing protein, with the protein product MNGKDNVPEKIYNHLKEEKSPYLIQHAQNPVDWYPWGDEAFEKAKREDKPVFLSIGYSTCHWCHVMAHESFEDPEIGDLINEVFVAVKVDREERPDIDSVYMTICQLMTGSGGWPLTIIMTPDKKPFFAGTYIPKETGYGSVGLRDVVMNVRDLWRDERDELLNSGRQVLRVLEDVSSQTTGDKLDPGTIDKTYYSLSKVFDDENGGFGDFQKFPTPHNLTFLLRYWKRTESKHALQMALKTLDSMSEGGIYDHVGFGFHRYSVDPKWLVPHFEKMLYDQALISMAYIEAFQVTGDQRYRKVAEEIFRYVLRDMKSPEGGFYSAEDADSEGVEGKFYLWKKNEIMDILGPDAELISEVFNIRETGNFGSELTGEHVGANILHIKEPLNNITEKYHVPLEELKTKVESSRLKLFEERRNRVHPHKDDKLLADWNGLMVAALSRASQVFGDPLKGDIYSESAESAMNFILEEMCSGDRLFHRYRDGDAGIPGTLDDYAFVVWGLLELYEALFKPKYLKKAVDLTQTLLKYFWDEGYGGFYFTASDSEQVLLREKKTYDGALPSGNSVQYLNLLKIAKITENQEFELKTREMEQAFSVNVKKAPTAHTQFIEALDFRVGPSYTLVLAGNPFSEDTIRILKNLRKYFIPNKVLILNPIIESQAEIRYRDILGIKDVTESVEIKGMIDGGATLYLCSDKSCNAPTHSLEDVLKLMES
- a CDS encoding MFS transporter yields the protein MTDLMLNQYKKTTRTHYKILGLSWAGWIFDFYDLILFTFLIIPIGTELHLSNLMLSYALGISLAATAIGGVIFGFLSDRYGRRTVLQITIIVYSVGTFLCGLSTSLESLILFRIITGLGVGGEWATGQTYIGETFPPHLRGRYGSFMQTGAPLGIAFASVVGGLLAPSLGWRTCFFLSIIPAFMVIYIRRGLPESDLWLKEKEERAKRIFKGTKDGLKDKKKELNKFLVLFSREYRKEFLLALLLAVLGLSAYWFTYSWMPDYLYSQRHFSLTKSALWIIVTQIGGFLGYLSFGFVADKIGRRPAYSIYCFTMALGLVMITVLWDVVVVYPPVILTFMFLVGFGTGFFGGYGPLFSELFPTAIRNTASGSAFNLGRGAQFLTPIIIASIATKYDLSLGIFLAAVFAVATGLWIWTFPETMGRNLEELEED